A single genomic interval of Aegicerativicinus sediminis harbors:
- a CDS encoding DUF6090 family protein has protein sequence MIKFFRKIRQRLLTENKFSKYLLYALGEILLVVIGILIALQINNWNEQRKAENEEREILKKLQLNLRDDVKILEYQLDFKKSMIDSYKQCLDILSEKTVSTKEEFMRHFSSILQVGAVKLNMTTFNNLQTTGEIRLITSDELADNIVSYYNTDYLLWQSALEDYTRNITAPFVLQYDYIPQISFNDSQGNQIAMYGQPEDFKKPERTLDDYKNNYFIINTLRQKKYNLDALMPRYEELLKSALKLDKNIQAYLESK, from the coding sequence ATGATAAAATTCTTTAGAAAAATAAGACAACGATTATTGACTGAAAACAAATTCAGCAAGTATTTACTATATGCCCTTGGAGAAATTTTATTGGTAGTAATCGGAATATTGATTGCCCTTCAGATAAATAATTGGAATGAACAAAGAAAAGCAGAAAATGAAGAAAGAGAAATCTTAAAAAAGCTACAATTAAATTTGAGAGATGATGTAAAAATTTTGGAGTACCAATTGGATTTTAAAAAAAGTATGATTGATAGCTATAAGCAATGCCTCGATATATTATCTGAAAAAACCGTTTCAACAAAGGAAGAGTTTATGCGCCACTTCTCATCTATTCTACAGGTTGGAGCAGTAAAGTTAAATATGACAACATTTAACAATCTGCAGACAACGGGAGAAATTAGGTTAATAACCAGTGATGAACTGGCTGATAATATTGTCAGTTATTACAATACAGATTATTTGTTGTGGCAATCTGCCTTAGAGGATTACACTAGGAATATTACTGCCCCTTTTGTATTACAATATGACTATATCCCACAAATTAGTTTCAATGATTCACAAGGAAACCAAATAGCTATGTATGGACAACCGGAAGATTTTAAAAAACCCGAAAGAACATTAGACGATTATAAGAACAATTATTTTATCATTAATACTTTGAGACAAAAAAAGTACAATCTTGATGCTTTAATGCCTCGATATGAGGAATTACTAAAAAGCGCTCTGAAATTAGACAAGAACATTCAGGCATATTTAGAAAGCAAGTAG
- a CDS encoding DUF6090 family protein — MENHKTAKYLKYAIGEIILVVIGILIALTINDWYDQKKNAKSELLYYCRILEDFELDKQRIDELKDESNYRIDLSKKILLDLDAGTKDKYYIMNQFILATRSEIYEPRNVTFKDLISSGNLKLLNDISIKNSLIQYYSELENKQFQLKQNRDEITKKVFDLVNTSIEIGAIQEFEYVRELLGPEILQTLPHDDWTKDKTSEYYKKLQLAILFNIAMADRKKQHFSAINELMDNSYQLLLKKCKK, encoded by the coding sequence ATGGAGAATCACAAAACTGCAAAGTATCTGAAATATGCTATTGGTGAAATCATCCTTGTGGTTATTGGAATTTTAATTGCATTAACTATCAATGATTGGTATGATCAAAAAAAGAACGCCAAATCTGAACTTCTTTATTATTGCAGAATCCTAGAGGACTTTGAACTCGATAAACAACGAATAGACGAATTAAAAGATGAGTCAAATTATAGAATCGATTTAAGTAAAAAAATTCTTTTGGATTTAGATGCTGGCACAAAAGACAAGTATTATATAATGAATCAGTTTATTCTGGCGACCAGGAGTGAAATTTATGAACCTCGTAATGTAACCTTCAAAGATTTAATTTCTTCAGGAAACCTGAAGTTACTTAATGATATCTCCATAAAAAATAGCTTGATCCAATATTACAGTGAATTGGAAAACAAACAGTTTCAATTAAAACAAAATAGAGATGAAATAACAAAAAAGGTTTTTGATTTGGTCAACACTTCAATTGAGATTGGCGCCATACAAGAATTCGAATATGTGAGAGAATTGCTTGGTCCTGAGATTCTACAAACTTTGCCTCATGATGATTGGACAAAAGACAAAACCAGTGAGTATTATAAAAAATTACAACTAGCTATTTTGTTTAATATCGCCATGGCAGACAGAAAAAAACAGCATTTTTCTGCAATCAATGAGCTTATGGATAATTCGTATCAACTATTACTAAAAAAATGTAAAAAGTGA
- a CDS encoding carbon-nitrogen hydrolase family protein has protein sequence MAKNIKVAAAQLSPIFLDKEKTVKKACAAILEAGENGANLIVFPEAFIAGYPDWVWLIPNSKGADLNELYLKLVENAVSVPDDSTVKLCESAKTAGINVVIGMHERNVETSNASLFNSLLFINDKGTILGKHRKLIPTGGERLIWSQGDGRTLSSYNTSVGKIAGLICWENFMPLARNAIYELGTQILVSPTWDKSPNWIQTMQHVAREGGLFVISTCMALRKNDIPDEYGFKKLYPEDREWINVGNSSIIAPNGKILAGPLEAKEGILYADINLQDIIKAKRMFDVVGHYSRPDVFNFKVNKPNKT, from the coding sequence ATGGCAAAGAACATAAAGGTTGCGGCCGCTCAACTTTCACCCATTTTCTTGGATAAAGAAAAAACGGTTAAAAAGGCCTGTGCGGCGATTTTAGAGGCAGGTGAAAATGGGGCAAACTTAATAGTATTCCCGGAGGCTTTTATTGCTGGTTATCCAGATTGGGTATGGCTTATACCCAATAGCAAAGGAGCTGATTTAAATGAGCTTTACTTAAAACTAGTTGAAAATGCTGTTTCTGTACCTGATGATTCAACAGTAAAACTTTGTGAATCTGCCAAAACAGCTGGTATTAATGTAGTTATTGGAATGCATGAACGTAATGTTGAAACCAGTAATGCAAGTTTGTTTAATAGCCTACTTTTTATAAACGACAAGGGAACAATTCTAGGTAAACACAGAAAATTAATACCAACAGGCGGAGAACGTCTGATATGGTCTCAAGGAGACGGTCGTACCTTGTCTTCCTATAATACTTCAGTAGGAAAAATAGCAGGATTAATTTGTTGGGAGAATTTCATGCCTCTGGCAAGGAATGCTATCTATGAATTAGGAACTCAAATATTGGTTTCACCTACCTGGGATAAAAGCCCCAATTGGATTCAAACGATGCAGCATGTTGCAAGAGAAGGTGGATTGTTTGTTATTAGTACCTGTATGGCTTTAAGAAAGAACGATATCCCTGACGAGTATGGTTTTAAGAAACTTTACCCTGAAGATAGGGAATGGATTAATGTTGGTAATAGTTCTATAATTGCTCCAAACGGTAAGATTTTAGCTGGACCTCTTGAAGCAAAAGAAGGCATCTTATATGCCGACATAAATCTTCAAGACATTATTAAAGCAAAACGAATGTTTGATGTTGTTGGTCATTATTCAAGACCTGATGTTTTTAACTTCAAGGTAAATAAGCCAAATAAAACCTAG
- a CDS encoding YybH family protein, with protein MKTTPLLAVILTFFLFFYGCSDNEENVQEPGIASLDSSLSKSSSSMEKSSSFSNEYPEAQEQIIKTFGEIAQSLIDGDIDKLISFHAYSPKFTEFKNGELRNGAEANEAFEREVFGAVTEVVKFGADDLKIAVYYGNVANVTFHSDFHLKFGSDDVVIIKEQTTLLFVKTNGEWKIAAEHHSPLN; from the coding sequence ATGAAAACGACACCCCTATTAGCAGTAATTCTAACATTCTTTTTATTTTTTTATGGATGTTCAGATAATGAGGAAAATGTTCAAGAACCAGGAATAGCTTCTCTAGATTCATCTTTATCAAAAAGCTCCAGTTCAATGGAGAAGTCATCTTCATTTAGTAATGAATATCCTGAAGCACAAGAACAAATTATAAAAACTTTTGGTGAAATTGCTCAAAGTCTTATAGATGGTGATATTGATAAACTCATTTCTTTTCATGCTTATAGTCCAAAGTTTACAGAATTCAAAAATGGTGAGCTACGTAACGGAGCTGAAGCAAATGAAGCATTTGAGCGCGAAGTTTTTGGTGCTGTGACTGAAGTAGTAAAGTTTGGTGCAGATGATTTGAAAATTGCAGTATATTATGGTAACGTAGCTAATGTTACCTTTCACTCCGATTTTCATTTAAAATTTGGCAGCGATGATGTTGTAATAATTAAAGAACAAACAACCTTACTATTCGTTAAAACAAATGGTGAATGGAAAATAGCCGCTGAACATCATTCGCCTTTAAATTGA